The Halorubrum salinarum genome segment GCGGACGACGCGGGCGACGACGAGGGCAACGGAACTGAAGCGGACGACGACGGCGACGGAACTGAAGCGGACGACGACGGCGCCGACGCGAGCGAGGACGCGGCCGGCGGGAGCGACGACGGCGGCGCCGGCCAGTTGGACGCGATGATGAGCCTGCTCGACACCCACGCGGACAAGTGGCGCGAGGCGGACGGCGACGCGCGGTACGAGGTCGACCTCCCGGACGGGAGCGTCGAGACGGCGCGGACGAAGGACGACGTGCGCGCGCTGCTGTTCCGGAACTACTGACGGGGACCACACATGGGATTCATCGACGCGGTCCGCGCGTGGCTCTTCGGCGCGGACGACGACGCGACCGACGCGGACGAATCGGGCGACGAGGCGGGAACGAGCGGCGACGACGACGGGGACACGAGCGACGGCGACGAGCCGGGCGGGCTCGACCCCGCCGGCGCGACCGAGACGCGCACCGCGAGCGCCACCGACGACGCGGTCGACGCGCTCCGCGACGTGCGGCGGTCGCAGGACGCGGGGAGTGCGGGCGACGCGGACGACGACCGTACGAAGCCGTCCGACGAGGGCGGTACCAACCGTTAGGTACCCGGAGGCGAACAGGGGCGTATGACAGACGCGTCCGGCGACGGCGAGTTCCAGTCCCTCGACGACCTCCCCGACGACCCGACCGACCGGGAGTACGTCGAGCGAGCGATCAGGCTCTCCGAGGAGGCGGTCGAGGCCGGCAATACGCCGTTCGGCGCGCTGCTCGTGGTCGACGGCGAGGTCGTCGGCGAGGCGCACAACGAGACGCGGACCGAGGGCGACGTGGCGGCCCACCCCGAGTTGACCCTCGCGCGCTGGGCGGCCCGCGAGCTCGACGCCGACGAGCTCGACGACTGTACGATGTACGCCAGCACGGAGCCGTGCCCGATGTGCGCGACGGCGATCCACTACGCGGGCGTCGGGCGGGTCGTCTTCGGCGTCGACGGCGAGACCCTCGGCGAGCTCTCCGGGGATGTGGTGCCGATCCCCCTCGAAGAGGTGATCCGGCGCGCCGACGGCGACACGACCGTCGAGGGACCGGTCGCCGTCGAGTCCGCGATGGCGGTCCACGACGACTTCTTCCGCGAGCCGTGACGACGGGACCGGAGGCGGGCGGCGACGGCGGGGGCGATGCCGCGGACCGCGCCGCCGACGAAACCCCCGCCGTCCTCTCCGTCGGCGCCGCGGCCATCGACGAGTGGTACGCGGTCAGCAACCTCCCGGAGCCGGACGGCGGCGCGTTCGCCAGCGAGGTCACCTCCGCGTTCGGGGGCGTCGGCGCCAACGTCGCGGTCGCGCTGGACCGCCTCGGCCGCGACGCCGGCCTCGTCAGCCGCGTCGGCGACGACGAGTACGGGCGCCGCGCGCTGGCGTACCTCGACGAGACCGGCGTCGACGGGACCCACGTGGCCGTCGGCGACGCCGCCCACACGCGCTCGCTCATCCTCCGCGACCCCGACGGGGAGCGCGCCATCGTCACCGCGGGCGAGAGCTTCCGCGGCCTCCGCCCGGACGGGGACGCGCTCGCGGCGATGGCGGACGCCGACGTCGTCTTCCTCACCGCCTACGCGCCCGACCGCGCGGCGCGGCGGATCCTCGACCGAGTGGAGTCGCTCAGGGCGGCCGCGGCCGACGCGGGCGACGCCCCGCCCGCGCTCGTCTTCGACCTCTCCGGGGCCGTCGAGGAGCTGGTCGGGCGCGGTACCGAGCCGGCGACGATCCACCGGTTCCTCCACCGCGCCGACCTGTTCGTCGCGGACGGCGTCGCCGCCCGGGCGTTCTTCGGCTCGGCGGCGGCCGCGGTCGAGCGGGTCGCGGCCGCGCAGCGTCGGGCGGAGACCGAGGCCGACTCCGAGACCGGGCCCGGGACCCTGTCGCGCCGCGGCCCGACGTGGCCCCGCGCCGTCCTCACGCGCGGCGCGGACGGGATGACCGCGGTCGCCGGCGCCGAGGCGTCCCGGTTCGACGCGTTCGACGTCGAGACGGTCGACTCGACCGGCGCCGGCGACGCCTTCACCGCGGGGCTGATCGACCGGTGGCTCGCGGGGGAACCGCGGGGAGCGGACGAGTCGCGGGAGACCTCGGCCGACCGCGAGGCCGTCGCTTCCGGCGTCCGGTTCGCGGCCGCCGTCGCCGCGATCAACTGTACGAGCCGGTTCACGCAGCCCGGGCTCCCGACCCGCGACGAGGTCGAGGCGTTCCTCGCCGAGCGCGGGTTCGGGTCCGACGGGAGCCCGTAGCGACCGGGCCGGGCGCGCGGGCCGGCCGGCGGGAGCTACCGCGCCTCGTCGGCGGTCGCGACGAGGTCCGCGACGCGGTCGGCGTCGACCGGGGCGGTCGTCTCGCCGCCCGCCTTGAGCGCGG includes the following:
- a CDS encoding nucleoside deaminase, coding for MTDASGDGEFQSLDDLPDDPTDREYVERAIRLSEEAVEAGNTPFGALLVVDGEVVGEAHNETRTEGDVAAHPELTLARWAARELDADELDDCTMYASTEPCPMCATAIHYAGVGRVVFGVDGETLGELSGDVVPIPLEEVIRRADGDTTVEGPVAVESAMAVHDDFFREP
- a CDS encoding carbohydrate kinase family protein: MTTGPEAGGDGGGDAADRAADETPAVLSVGAAAIDEWYAVSNLPEPDGGAFASEVTSAFGGVGANVAVALDRLGRDAGLVSRVGDDEYGRRALAYLDETGVDGTHVAVGDAAHTRSLILRDPDGERAIVTAGESFRGLRPDGDALAAMADADVVFLTAYAPDRAARRILDRVESLRAAAADAGDAPPALVFDLSGAVEELVGRGTEPATIHRFLHRADLFVADGVAARAFFGSAAAAVERVAAAQRRAETEADSETGPGTLSRRGPTWPRAVLTRGADGMTAVAGAEASRFDAFDVETVDSTGAGDAFTAGLIDRWLAGEPRGADESRETSADREAVASGVRFAAAVAAINCTSRFTQPGLPTRDEVEAFLAERGFGSDGSP